The sequence AGCATCTGCATGTTCACATAAGGGATGATGTGTCCGAGCGGGTAATTGCGCAGGACATGCCGCTCCAGGTCCGGCGGAATGTAGACCGGTGCATCCTGCGAAATTTTCGAGCGTAACGCTCTCGTAAGCTGGGGAAGCTCCGGTTTCTGAGGAGCGGCCGCTCCGGCCTCGTTCTCCTCACGCATCTCCTCGGCCAGCTTGGCCCGTTCCTGCGGATTCATCAGCTTGTTGGCAAGATCAAGGCCATCCATGGCATCCTTGGCGTACAGCACAAGTCCGTCGTATTCCGGACGGATGCGTGTCTTGGTGAATTTGCGGGTCAGAGCCGCGCCGCCGACCATAATCGGCACGTCGATTCCCGCCGTTCGTAAATCCTGCGCCGTCAGGACCATCTGCTGCGCCGATTTAACGAGCAGCCCGGACAGGCCGATGGCATCGGCTTTTTCCCGGCGGTACGCTTCGATGATCGTCTCCGGCGGTACTTTTATACCCAGGTTGATAATTTGGTAGCCGTTGTTTGAAAGGATGATCTCGACCAGATTTTTGCCGATATCATGCACATCACCCTTGACGGTGGCGAGCAAAATCTTGCCCTTGACCGAGGTTTCATTCTTCTCCATGAACTGCTCCAGATGGGCCACCGATGCCTTCATTACTTCAGCGCTTTGCAGCACCTCCGCCACGATGAGCTCATTATTGTTGAACAGCCGTCCGACCTCGGACATTCCGGCCATGAGCGGTCCGTTAATAATCTCTAGCGATCCGTATTTTTTCAGCGCCTCGTCAAGATCGGGAATTAGCCCTTCTTTACTGCCCTCGACCACATAGGAAGCAAGGCGCTCTTCCAGCGTCAGATTGGAAATCTTCTCTTTCTTCTCGACCTTCTTGCCCCGGAAAGCGGCGACAAAGTCGGCAAGCGTCTCATCGTTGGTGTTGTAAATCAGTTCTTCGGCCAAGCGGCGCTCTTCCTCAGGAATCGAGGCGTAACGCTCCACCTTCTCCGTATTGACGATCGCGTAATCCAGCCCAGCTTTCGTGCATTCGTAGAGGAAGACCGAATTCAGCACCTCCCGGCCCGCTTCCGGCAGACCGAACGACACGTTGCTGATTCCAAGCACGGTATGAACGCCTGGCAGTGCTTCCTTGATCAAGCGGATACCATCAATCGTCTCCTTGGCGGAGCCGATATACTGTTCGTCCCCGGTTCCGACAGGAAATACCAGCGTATCGAATATCAAATCCTCCGGCGCCAAGCCGTATTTGTTTACAAGAAGATCGTAGGAGCGTCTGGCAACGGCGAGCTTGTCCTCCGCCTTGATCGCCTGGCCGCTCTCGTCAATGGTTCCGACGACGACCGCCGCGCCGTACTTGTGAATCAGCGGCGTGACATGCTCGAATTTTTCTTCACCATCTTCAAGATTAATGGAGTTAATAATCGCTTTTCCCTGACAGTACTGCAGAGCCAGATCAATAACCTTTGGATCAGTCGTATCGATCATCAACGGCACCTTGACCTTTTTCACGACCAGCTCCAGGAATTGTTTCATATCTTCCGCTTCATCACGGTCGGGGTCCTGTACGCAAACATCGACGACCTGCGCTCCGCTCTTCACCTGGGCGCGCGCAATCTCCGAGGCCTCCTCATACTTGCCTTCGACGATAAGCCGCTTGAATTTACGTGAGCCAAGCACGTTGGTCCGCTCGCCAATCATATACGGCCGGTTATCCTGCTCAATGTACACCGGCTCGATGCCCGACAATGCCGGGGAATGGCTTCCGCGCAGAGGACGCGGCTGGTATTCCGCCAGCGAATCAGCCATCGCGCGGATATGCTCCGGCGTTGTGCCGCAGCAGCCTCCGGCAATATTGAGCCAGCCTTTCTCGGCGAAAGCTGCAACCTTGCGGGCCAGCGACTCCGGCGACTCATGATAGTTGCCGTTCTCATCCGGCAGACCGGCATTCGGATAGCAGCTGACCGCCGCCTTGGCCATCTCGGATAACGAACGGATATGGTCGCGCATGAATTCCGGCCCGGTCGCGCAGTTAAGTCCGACGGAGATCGGCTTCAAATGCTCCAATGAAATATAAAAGGCCTCAATATTCTGACCGGCCAGCGTCGTGCCCATCGGCTCAATCGTGCCTGATATCATAATTGGAAGTGTGACTCCGGTCTTCTCAAAAGCATTTCGGATACCGATGCTGCCGGCCTTTACATTCAAGGTATCCTGCGAAGTCTCGAGCAGCAGGGCATCCACGCCGCCTTCGATCAGCGCAACCGCTTGTTCCTCATAGCTTTCCGTCAGTTCGCTGAATGTCAATCCGCCGGTAACGGACAGCGTCTTGGTAGTTGGCCCCATTGCGCCCACAACATAACGCGGACGGTCCGGGGAATCGTACTTATCGACAGCTTCCCTGGCGATCGCCGCTGCGGCGAGGTTGATTTCGCGCGCTCTTTGCGGAATATCGTACTCCGCAAGGACAACCGAGGTTGCCCCGAACGTGTTCGTCTCAATCAGATCGGCGCCGGCTTCCAGGTAAGTTTCATGAATATTTCGAATAACCTCGGGTCTGGTCAGCACGAGCATCTCGTTGCAGCCATCCAGCTCGTCTCCGCCAAAATCCTCCCCGGTCAGCGGAACCTGTTGTATCATGGTGCCCATGGCACCGTCTAAAATCAGAATACGCTGCTCCAGCGCTTCTGCAAGTGTAGGTTTAGCCACTTTCCAATCCCTCCAGTAAAACATTAGAGTAAGTTTAGCAGAATAAAGGGAATTCGGAAAGTCTCCCCCATCGATTATCGCTTAACGGTCAAGGATTTGACCGGCATGGAATGCTGCGTTCGGGCAGTTA is a genomic window of Paenibacillus durus ATCC 35681 containing:
- the metH gene encoding methionine synthase; the protein is MAKPTLAEALEQRILILDGAMGTMIQQVPLTGEDFGGDELDGCNEMLVLTRPEVIRNIHETYLEAGADLIETNTFGATSVVLAEYDIPQRAREINLAAAAIAREAVDKYDSPDRPRYVVGAMGPTTKTLSVTGGLTFSELTESYEEQAVALIEGGVDALLLETSQDTLNVKAGSIGIRNAFEKTGVTLPIMISGTIEPMGTTLAGQNIEAFYISLEHLKPISVGLNCATGPEFMRDHIRSLSEMAKAAVSCYPNAGLPDENGNYHESPESLARKVAAFAEKGWLNIAGGCCGTTPEHIRAMADSLAEYQPRPLRGSHSPALSGIEPVYIEQDNRPYMIGERTNVLGSRKFKRLIVEGKYEEASEIARAQVKSGAQVVDVCVQDPDRDEAEDMKQFLELVVKKVKVPLMIDTTDPKVIDLALQYCQGKAIINSINLEDGEEKFEHVTPLIHKYGAAVVVGTIDESGQAIKAEDKLAVARRSYDLLVNKYGLAPEDLIFDTLVFPVGTGDEQYIGSAKETIDGIRLIKEALPGVHTVLGISNVSFGLPEAGREVLNSVFLYECTKAGLDYAIVNTEKVERYASIPEEERRLAEELIYNTNDETLADFVAAFRGKKVEKKEKISNLTLEERLASYVVEGSKEGLIPDLDEALKKYGSLEIINGPLMAGMSEVGRLFNNNELIVAEVLQSAEVMKASVAHLEQFMEKNETSVKGKILLATVKGDVHDIGKNLVEIILSNNGYQIINLGIKVPPETIIEAYRREKADAIGLSGLLVKSAQQMVLTAQDLRTAGIDVPIMVGGAALTRKFTKTRIRPEYDGLVLYAKDAMDGLDLANKLMNPQERAKLAEEMREENEAGAAAPQKPELPQLTRALRSKISQDAPVYIPPDLERHVLRNYPLGHIIPYVNMQMLLGHHLGLRGSVEAQLAAGEPRAVELKETVDGLLLEATVNGTMRPHAMYRFFPAQSRGNDILIYDPEDTGKVLHTFTFPRQQVEPYLCLADFLKSVDSGIMDYVGFLVVTAGQGIREQSEELKNKGDYLRSHALQALALEVAEGLAERVHHMMRDTWGFPDPADMTMKQRHGARYQGIRVSFGYPACPDLEDQGPLFKLMSPEDIGVHLTDGFMMEPEASVSAMVFAHPEAQYFNVEKA